In Campylobacter sp. RM16189, the DNA window AGGTTCCCGTAATGGACGGAAGTGCAATAAGCTACTGCATGATGCTTGATGAAGCCGGCACTGCTAAACTCAATGATCACAAAAGAGTAATTATAATAAAAAAAGAGGTTGAAGTCAGCAAGAACGGTAAATTTGCCAAAGTGACGCCGTCAAAAAATCCAAAATTTGATTTTACAATCAAATTTGATCACCCTATAATAGGCGAACAAAGATACCTGTTTGAGTTTAGCAAAAGTGCATTTATAGAGGAGATTGCCAGAGCTAGAACTTTTGGATTTTTAAAAGATGTTCAGATGCTAAGAGCCAATAATCTAGCCCTTGGTGGAAGTCTTGATAATGCCGTAGTAATAGATGATACTAGGATTTTAAACCCGGAAGGACTTAGGTTTGAAAACGAATTCGTAAGACACAAAATCTTAGATGCAATTGGAGATCTTAGCCTAATGGGCGCTCCTTTAATGGCTGATTATACATCTTTTGCTGGAAGCCATGAGCTAAATCACGAACTTACTTTAGCGATTTTAAGTGATGCTAAAAACTATGAAGTTGTGACCCTAAAAGATCAGCTATCACTTGAATACCAAAAGGTATTTGCATAAAAAATATCCAAATTTTAGTCATAGCGCTCACTTCTCCACTTTTATTTGGTATATATGATGAAAAAGGTGAGTTTATACAAGAGATACAAAGTGATAAAAAATCCGATGAGGCTTTAATAGAAATAATAGATGAAATTTTAAATAAAAACAGATATAAAATTTCAAAAATAATCTATGCAAATGGCCCCGGAAGCTTTATGGGTATAAAAGTTTCATATATAATTTTAAAGACATTAAGCATCATAAAAGAGTGTGAGTTTTACGCAGTAAGCGGTTTTGAACTAAATGACAATGCACCTATACGTGCAAATAAGGCGCTAAGTTTTGTTAAATTTCAAGACGAGATTAGGTTGGAAAAAACTGAAGCAGGAAATTTCAAACTCCCATCAAATTTAGATGTTTTAAATTTAAATTTTGATACTCTACCAAACTATATTATCCAAGCGGTTTAGGAGTTGTTTTGACTATCAGTGTTCCTGCAACAAGTGCAAATTTAGGTCCTGGCTTTGATGCCTTAGGACTTGCTTTGAGTTTATATAACGAAATTGATATAAAAAGAGCAAATTTTTCATCAATATCCATAATAGGCGAAGGCGCAGAAAATATAAAACTCAAAAAAAATAATCTTTTTCTATCAATTTTTAATGAAATTTATTATGAACTAACAGGCAAAAAAGATAGTTTTAGAATAGTTTTTAAAAATCATATTCCATTTTCTCGTGGTCTTGGGAGCTCATCTGCAGTTATTACCTCCGCGATTGCTTTGGCTTACGCTATGGCTGAGTTTAAGGTCGATAAAAACGTAGTATTAAATAGATCCTTAGTATATGAAAATCATCCTGACAATATCTCTCCAGCAGTTCTTGGAGGCTTTGTAACCTCTGTGGTGCATAATAATCAGGTAAATTCCATTAAAAAAGCTATAGGAGACGATATTAAAGCCGTGGTGGTTATTCCAGATAAACCGATGAGCACAAAAGAATCTCGCACAAAACTGCCTAAACACTACTCAATGAGTAAATGCGTGAGTAATCTATCTCATTCAGCATTTTTAACGGCCTGTTTCTTAGAAGAAAAATACGATCTTTTAAAAATAGCATCAAAAGATATGATGCATGAAGAACTTAGAATGCAAACTCTTCCTGAGCTCTTTGATGTTCGTAAAACGGCTTATGAAAACGGGGCTTTGATGAGCACACTATCTGGAAGTGGTTCGACATTTTTAAATATAACTTATAAATCAGATGCCGCTAATCTACAAGAGAGACTAAAAGATAAATTTAAAAATTTTAGAGTTGAAATTTTATCATTTGATAATAACGGATTTATCATCTCAAAAAGCTAAAAAAAAGCAAACAAAAGTTATAATATATGGTTAAAAATTATATTCCCATTAGAATGTGCGTAGTTTGTAAGATAAGATTCAAACAATATGATTTACGCAGATTTCGCATCATTAATTCTTCACTTTTTTTTGGTAGCGGAAATGGAAGAAGTTTTTATATATGTGAAGACTGTTTAAAAAAAGATGAAAAAAATTTGAAAAAATCGCTCGGCAGAGTGGCGGGAAATTTTATCGCCACCTTAAAAAATGGGCAAATTTTAAAGGAGATACTCTTAAATGGGGACTGTTCGTATTTCAGAGATAGCAAATGAGCTAGGTTATCCTAGCAAAGAAATTGTAGAAAAGGCTAATGAGCTAGGGTTAAAAGTAAAAACACACTCCAGCGGAGTTACGCCTGAAGAGGCCGAGGCGCTATATACATATGTGCAGACAGGAGAAATTCCGGAAAGTTTTAAGAAAAAGCCTGAAAAGAAAAAATCCGAGCCTAAAAAATCAGCCCCAAAACAGACAAAAGAGCAAAAAGAGAACAAAGATACTAAAAAAGAGTCTTCTAAAACCACCAAAAAAGATGATAAGGTAGCAGAAAAAACTCTTAAAACAGGGCAAGCTTCAACAAAACAACCTAAAGAAAAAGTAGAAATTCCTGAAATAAAATCTGAAATAGAAACAAAAGAAAATACAAGACAAAAAGAGGATAAGCAACCTGAAAAACCTGTCATAGTTGAAAAAAAACTTGAAGCAAAAGAGAGCCTAGCTGACGTAAGTCTTCAAAAAAGAAGAGGACTTATGATAGTTAAGAAAAAGAAAGAAGAGCCTGCGACTACTCCAAGACCTATAAAACAAGCAGAAAAAACCGAAAACGAGCCTATTAGAAATTTAGAGAGTATGTTCTCATTTAATAACGCAGAATCTACGCTTAAAAAGAAAAAAAAAGAGAAAAAACCTGTAATTGCAACTAAAAAAGATGGGATCCAAAAAGTCGATCTCTTAAGTGATAGAGATCTAGCCGATATAGTTTTAGAAGATGAGGATGTAGTGGTTCTGCCTGATTTTTCAGTAAGAACGCCTGCTCCACAGCCGACTCAAAAAACTAAACAGACAAATATATATAAGCCGTCTTTAAATAACTCGATAGGATCTTTTTTAGAGCAAGGCATAAGCAGGCGCTCGAGAAAAAAACATAAAAAAGTTTCAAAAGACTCAAATAACAGCGAGACAATAACATCTATTGAGATCCCAAAAGAGATACGTGTATATGAATTTGCTGAGAAGTTAAATAAACAGCCTAGTGAGATTATTAGCAAACTGTTTATGCTAGGTATGATGACTACTAAAAACGACTTTTTAGACGAGGATTCGATAGAAATTCTAGCCGATGAATTTGGAGTGGAAATAAATATTGTAGATATTCAAGAGGCGTTTGACTACGTAAAGGCATACGATGAGCAAAACGGGGAAGAAAATTTAACTCAAAGAGCTCCTGTTATAACGATAATGGGTCACGTTGATCACGGTAAAACATCTTTGCTTGACTATATAAGAAACTCACGCGTAGCATCCGGAGAAGCTGGCGGTATAACCCAGCACGTAGGCGCATATATGGTTAACAAAAATAATCGAAACATAACATTTATAGACACTCCTGGCCACGAGGCCTTTACTGCCATGAGAGCTAGAGGGGCAGGAGTAACAGATATAGTTATAATAGTCGTTGCTGCCGACGATGGAGTAAAACCACAGACAAAAGAGGCCATTAGTCATGCTAAGGCTGCAAATGTACCTATTATAATAGCTATCAATAAGATGGATAAAGAGGCAGCAAATCCGGACAAAGTAAAAAGCGAACTCGCAGATCTTGACATACTATCTACCGAATGGGGCGGAGCATATGAATTTGTTCCTATTTCAGCAAAAACAGGAATGGGTATAGAAGACCTATTGGAGATAGTGCTTCTGCAAGCAGACATTCTGGAACTTAAGGCAAATGCGAAAGCAAATGCGAAAGCTACCATAATAGAAAGCTCGCAACAAAAAGGCAGGGGACCTGTTGCAACCATAATCGTAGAAAACGGTACTTTAAAAGTTGGAGATACTGTAGTGGCAGGAGTGGCCTACGGTAAAATAAGAAGCATAACAGACGATAAAGCCAATGTTTTAAAAGAGATAAAGCCCGGTGAATGTGGCGTAATAATGGGTTTAAGTGAAATTCCTGAGGCGGGAGAGACTCTAATAAGTGTTAAAACAGACAAAGAGGCTCGCGAATATGCTCAGAAAAAGGCAGAATACCTACGTCAAAAAGAGCTTAGTAAGACTACAAAAGTAAGCCTTGAAGAGCTTAGTGAAAAGATTGCGGAAGGTGAGCTAAAATCACTGCCTGTTATTGTAAAAGCAGATGTTGGCGGATCATTAGAAGCCATAAAATCAAGTCTTGAAAAACTAAGAAATGATGAGATTAAGGTAAATATTATACACTCTGGAGTAGGCGGAATAACTCAAAGTGACGTAGCTTTGGCAAAAGCCAGTGAAAATAGTGTAATCTTAGGATTTAACATACGCCCAACCGGAGAGATAAAAGAAAAAGCGAAAGAAAGCGGAATAGAGATTAAAACATATAATGTAATCTATAACCTTCTAGATGATGTTAAAGTGCTACTGAGCGGATTAATGTCACCTATATTACGAGAAGAGCACTTAGGACAAGCTCAAGTTCGCCAAGTAATAAATGTGCCAAAAATAGGTGCTATAGCTGGATGTATGGTAACAGAAGGCAGTATAAACAGAGGAGCAAAAATAAGGCTCATTAGAAATGGTATAGTAGTTCATGAAGGTACGGTAAGCTCACTAAAACGCTTTAAAGACGACGTTCGCGAGGTGGCAAAAGGCTATGAGTGTGGCGTAGGA includes these proteins:
- the lpxC gene encoding UDP-3-O-acyl-N-acetylglucosamine deacetylase — its product is MQQTTIKKAVEGVGIGLHKGEPIKIILEPMSANTGIVFYRKDLGISFKAEPKNVINTQMATVIGSQKGYISTIEHLLSAISGYGIDNIRIVLDANEVPVMDGSAISYCMMLDEAGTAKLNDHKRVIIIKKEVEVSKNGKFAKVTPSKNPKFDFTIKFDHPIIGEQRYLFEFSKSAFIEEIARARTFGFLKDVQMLRANNLALGGSLDNAVVIDDTRILNPEGLRFENEFVRHKILDAIGDLSLMGAPLMADYTSFAGSHELNHELTLAILSDAKNYEVVTLKDQLSLEYQKVFA
- the infB gene encoding translation initiation factor IF-2, with translation MGTVRISEIANELGYPSKEIVEKANELGLKVKTHSSGVTPEEAEALYTYVQTGEIPESFKKKPEKKKSEPKKSAPKQTKEQKENKDTKKESSKTTKKDDKVAEKTLKTGQASTKQPKEKVEIPEIKSEIETKENTRQKEDKQPEKPVIVEKKLEAKESLADVSLQKRRGLMIVKKKKEEPATTPRPIKQAEKTENEPIRNLESMFSFNNAESTLKKKKKEKKPVIATKKDGIQKVDLLSDRDLADIVLEDEDVVVLPDFSVRTPAPQPTQKTKQTNIYKPSLNNSIGSFLEQGISRRSRKKHKKVSKDSNNSETITSIEIPKEIRVYEFAEKLNKQPSEIISKLFMLGMMTTKNDFLDEDSIEILADEFGVEINIVDIQEAFDYVKAYDEQNGEENLTQRAPVITIMGHVDHGKTSLLDYIRNSRVASGEAGGITQHVGAYMVNKNNRNITFIDTPGHEAFTAMRARGAGVTDIVIIVVAADDGVKPQTKEAISHAKAANVPIIIAINKMDKEAANPDKVKSELADLDILSTEWGGAYEFVPISAKTGMGIEDLLEIVLLQADILELKANAKANAKATIIESSQQKGRGPVATIIVENGTLKVGDTVVAGVAYGKIRSITDDKANVLKEIKPGECGVIMGLSEIPEAGETLISVKTDKEAREYAQKKAEYLRQKELSKTTKVSLEELSEKIAEGELKSLPVIVKADVGGSLEAIKSSLEKLRNDEIKVNIIHSGVGGITQSDVALAKASENSVILGFNIRPTGEIKEKAKESGIEIKTYNVIYNLLDDVKVLLSGLMSPILREEHLGQAQVRQVINVPKIGAIAGCMVTEGSINRGAKIRLIRNGIVVHEGTVSSLKRFKDDVREVAKGYECGVGIDGYNDIREGDYIESFKEIEEQATL
- the thrB gene encoding homoserine kinase, which gives rise to MTISVPATSANLGPGFDALGLALSLYNEIDIKRANFSSISIIGEGAENIKLKKNNLFLSIFNEIYYELTGKKDSFRIVFKNHIPFSRGLGSSSAVITSAIALAYAMAEFKVDKNVVLNRSLVYENHPDNISPAVLGGFVTSVVHNNQVNSIKKAIGDDIKAVVVIPDKPMSTKESRTKLPKHYSMSKCVSNLSHSAFLTACFLEEKYDLLKIASKDMMHEELRMQTLPELFDVRKTAYENGALMSTLSGSGSTFLNITYKSDAANLQERLKDKFKNFRVEILSFDNNGFIISKS
- a CDS encoding glycoprotease → MQSDKKSDEALIEIIDEILNKNRYKISKIIYANGPGSFMGIKVSYIILKTLSIIKECEFYAVSGFELNDNAPIRANKALSFVKFQDEIRLEKTEAGNFKLPSNLDVLNLNFDTLPNYIIQAV